In Porites lutea chromosome 1, jaPorLute2.1, whole genome shotgun sequence, a single genomic region encodes these proteins:
- the LOC140939223 gene encoding placenta-specific gene 8 protein-like, with amino-acid sequence MDPPPTAPPTAQPYSPEQAMYRPAYPPGQYPVVTQQPAPYAQQTTNTTVVVNQQPVVVQKAQRNWSTGLCGCFEDCGSLCRGIFCPFFLLTDVSSRMGEGCCFPCCCPGALLGLRIKLRVQENIQGTLFDDYCKVECCPLCVLCQLARELNHV; translated from the exons ATGGATCCCCCACCCACTGCACCACCCACGGCTCAGCCGTATTCCCCAGAGCAAGCGATGTATCGACCGGCGTACCCCCCGGGTCAGTATCCAGTGGTAACTCAACAACCGGCACCGTATGCACAACAGACTACCAATACCACTGTAGTGGTGAATCAGCAACCAGTAGTGGTTCAAAAGGCACAACGGAATTGGAGCACTGGACTGTGTGGTTGCTTTGAGGACTGTGGCTCTC TGTGTAGGGGCATTTTCTGTCCTTTCTTCCTGCTGACTGATGTTTCGTCCAGGATGGGCGAAGGATGTTGCTTTCCTTGCTGTTGCCCAGGTGCACTGTTGGGACTCAGGATCAAGCTGAGAGTGCAGGAGAATATTCAG GGCACCCTTTTTGACGATTATTGTAAGGTCGAATGTTGTCCACTTTGTGTTCTCTGTCAGCTGGCCCGTGAGCTTAATCATGTGTAA